The Cervus canadensis isolate Bull #8, Minnesota chromosome X, ASM1932006v1, whole genome shotgun sequence genome contains a region encoding:
- the UBL4A gene encoding ubiquitin-like protein 4A isoform X1 produces MQLTVKALQGRECSLQVSEDELVSTLKHLVSEKLNIPVRQQRLLFKGKALADGKRLSDYSIGPNSKLNLVVKPLEKVLLEESTARKTVEAPAPPPAAWPLISRVLARHFSAADASRVLDQLQRDYERSLSRLTLDDIERLAGRFLHPEATEAMEKGFSNVCFIPGLYLRIRRWLPAASTEPLGHSQHGAPSRPLA; encoded by the exons CGGTGAAGGCACTCCAGGGCCGCGAGTGCAGCCTTCAG GTGTCAGAGGACGAGCTGGTGTCCACGCTGAAACATCTGGTCTCCGAGAAGCTGAACATCCCTGTCCGCCAGCAGCGGCTGCTGTTCAAGGGCAAGGCCCTGGCAG ATGGGAAAAGACTCTCCGATTACAGCATAGGGCCGAATTCCAAGCTCAACCTAGTGGTCAAACCTCTGGAGAAGGTGTTACTGGAAGAAAGCACCGCGCGGAAAACGGTCGAGGCCCCGGCCCCACCGCCCGCCGCCTGGCCGCTCATTTCCAGAGTCCTGGCCCGGCACTTCAGCGCCGCCGATGCCAGCAGAGTCCTGGATCAACTCCAGAGG GATTATGAGCGGTCCCTGAGCCGCCTGACGCTGGATGACATTGAACGCTTGGCTGGCCGCTTCCTGCACCCCGAAGCGACTGAAGCTATGGAGAAGGGGTTCTCCAA TGTCTGCTTCATCCCAGGCCTCTACCTCAGGATCAGAAGATGGCTGCCTGCAGCTTCCACCGAACCCCTCGGTCACAGCCAGCACGGAGCACCTTCCCGTCCTCTAGCGTAG
- the UBL4A gene encoding ubiquitin-like protein 4A isoform X2, translating into MQLTVKALQGRECSLQVSEDELVSTLKHLVSEKLNIPVRQQRLLFKGKALADGKRLSDYSIGPNSKLNLVVKPLEKVLLEESTARKTVEAPAPPPAAWPLISRVLARHFSAADASRVLDQLQRDYERSLSRLTLDDIERLAGRFLHPEATEAMEKGFSK; encoded by the exons CGGTGAAGGCACTCCAGGGCCGCGAGTGCAGCCTTCAG GTGTCAGAGGACGAGCTGGTGTCCACGCTGAAACATCTGGTCTCCGAGAAGCTGAACATCCCTGTCCGCCAGCAGCGGCTGCTGTTCAAGGGCAAGGCCCTGGCAG ATGGGAAAAGACTCTCCGATTACAGCATAGGGCCGAATTCCAAGCTCAACCTAGTGGTCAAACCTCTGGAGAAGGTGTTACTGGAAGAAAGCACCGCGCGGAAAACGGTCGAGGCCCCGGCCCCACCGCCCGCCGCCTGGCCGCTCATTTCCAGAGTCCTGGCCCGGCACTTCAGCGCCGCCGATGCCAGCAGAGTCCTGGATCAACTCCAGAGG GATTATGAGCGGTCCCTGAGCCGCCTGACGCTGGATGACATTGAACGCTTGGCTGGCCGCTTCCTGCACCCCGAAGCGACTGAAGCTATGGAGAAGGGGTTCTCCAAGTAG